A genomic window from Streptomyces broussonetiae includes:
- a CDS encoding AMP-binding protein produces MGDATVFAVLKEQAEQAPDAPVLLIDGKECSRAELFESVRALAAGLRALGLDRGDRGLIVSDNRLETVVAWLGVDSARMIDVPINPEARGAFLEYLVSDCGPRVMIGLPEYLRAVAEVVPEHPEFAVLIDPDGGDLPFGASTRHLTFDEVIELGRDGTVEPPLESDVATMIYTSGTTGPSKGVLLPHAYQVTWARRGSSALGMKPGQTVYTPEPLFHSDARSYVLGALLTGGRVALGKRFSVSRFWDEVRAADASCFGYLGTMLSMLYAARPSDADRDHPAVIGSGGGVPAALQRDFEERYGVKLIEMYGMTEALCITMNTPERTRPGSVGVPTPELEVQLVDAEDKPVPVGEIGELIVRPRSPHIMMAGYWNKPEATVAAWRNLWFHTGDRMRADEDGFLYYVGRLKDSIRRRGENVSAWEVEGAANKHDDVLVAAAIGVPSELGEEDVAILVVPREGRTIDPPALRDFLAADLPKHAVPRFIEVVDDLPRTPTERVNKDKVRSRGITEAAWDGEVPRV; encoded by the coding sequence ATGGGTGACGCCACCGTTTTCGCCGTGCTGAAGGAGCAGGCCGAGCAAGCACCGGACGCCCCCGTCCTCCTGATCGACGGCAAGGAGTGCTCGCGGGCCGAGCTGTTCGAGTCGGTCCGCGCCCTCGCGGCCGGCCTGCGGGCGCTCGGTCTCGACCGCGGTGACCGGGGCCTGATCGTCTCGGACAACAGGCTGGAGACCGTGGTCGCATGGCTGGGAGTCGACTCGGCCCGGATGATCGACGTCCCGATCAACCCGGAGGCCCGCGGCGCGTTCCTCGAGTACCTCGTCAGCGACTGCGGCCCGCGGGTGATGATCGGGCTCCCGGAGTACCTGCGTGCGGTGGCCGAGGTCGTTCCCGAGCATCCCGAGTTCGCCGTACTGATCGACCCCGACGGCGGCGACCTGCCGTTCGGGGCGAGCACCCGGCACCTCACCTTCGACGAGGTCATCGAGTTGGGCCGCGACGGCACGGTGGAGCCGCCGCTCGAGAGCGACGTCGCAACGATGATCTACACCTCCGGCACAACCGGACCTTCCAAGGGAGTGCTGCTGCCTCATGCTTACCAGGTCACCTGGGCCCGCCGCGGCTCGTCCGCCCTCGGCATGAAGCCGGGGCAGACCGTGTACACGCCCGAGCCGCTGTTCCACTCAGACGCCCGGTCGTACGTTCTCGGCGCCCTCCTCACCGGCGGCCGGGTGGCCCTCGGCAAACGATTCAGCGTGAGCCGGTTCTGGGACGAGGTGCGCGCCGCCGACGCATCGTGCTTCGGTTACCTCGGCACCATGCTGTCGATGCTGTACGCCGCCAGGCCCAGCGATGCCGATCGCGACCACCCGGCGGTGATCGGCTCCGGCGGCGGTGTGCCCGCAGCGCTCCAGAGGGACTTCGAGGAGCGCTACGGCGTCAAGCTCATCGAGATGTACGGCATGACCGAGGCGCTCTGCATCACGATGAACACGCCGGAGCGAACCCGGCCCGGCTCGGTGGGCGTGCCCACACCGGAGCTCGAGGTGCAGCTGGTCGACGCGGAGGACAAGCCGGTACCGGTCGGGGAGATCGGTGAGCTCATCGTGCGACCCCGGTCGCCGCACATCATGATGGCCGGCTACTGGAACAAGCCGGAGGCGACCGTCGCAGCCTGGCGCAACCTGTGGTTCCACACCGGCGACCGGATGCGGGCTGACGAGGACGGCTTCCTCTACTACGTCGGACGGCTCAAGGACTCGATCCGCCGGAGGGGCGAGAACGTGTCGGCGTGGGAGGTCGAGGGCGCGGCCAACAAGCACGACGACGTGCTTGTCGCTGCCGCCATCGGCGTGCCGTCGGAGCTCGGCGAGGAGGACGTCGCGATCCTCGTCGTCCCCCGGGAGGGGCGCACGATCGATCCGCCCGCGCTGCGCGACTTCCTGGCCGCCGACCTCCCCAAGCACGCCGTTCCCCGCTTCATCGAGGTGGTCGACGACCTCCCGCGGACACCCACCGAGCGGGTCAACAAGGACAAGGTGCGCTCGCGCGGCATCACCGAAGCGGCGTGGGACGGCGAGGTTCCCCGGGTGTAG
- a CDS encoding RidA family protein, with product MTIQKINPDTIAPPHGHTQVIVATGSKHVYISGQIAIDVDEKLLGEGDYETQGYHTVKNAYAAIAASGANPKDVVRMMVYVVDPTQENLEKLYGGLARATSEAGGSTTAMTLIGVVGLSTPGALVEADMTAITD from the coding sequence ATGACGATTCAGAAGATCAACCCGGACACGATCGCGCCACCGCACGGCCACACGCAGGTGATCGTCGCGACCGGCAGCAAGCACGTCTACATCTCGGGGCAGATAGCCATCGACGTCGACGAGAAGCTGCTCGGCGAAGGGGACTACGAGACGCAGGGCTACCACACGGTGAAGAACGCCTACGCGGCCATCGCTGCGTCGGGCGCCAATCCGAAGGATGTGGTTCGGATGATGGTGTACGTCGTCGATCCGACCCAGGAGAACCTCGAGAAGCTCTACGGCGGGCTGGCCAGGGCCACCTCCGAGGCCGGCGGCAGCACCACCGCCATGACCTTGATAGGCGTCGTCGGCCTGTCCACGCCCGGCGCCTTGGTCGAGGCGGACATGACCGCCATCACCGACTGA
- a CDS encoding saccharopine dehydrogenase family protein, whose product MSDTKPPLGTVIIVGGAGAMGRWAVRGIAELGTAKKVLIGDIDVSRAQQLADEVGGPCVPVRLDATDPAALRQAFVECEVVLNTMGPFSKFARPIVEAAIDCGCDYLDIDDDWESTVEAFEFDAQARDKGLRVVKGIGGSPGISNLAAALVARRLDKVTEIFTGWSMRGAVLEDEPAYPSTGGAGAAVEHWLIQISGSIRAYRDGAEKDIEPLTPVELLYPGKGQVRAYTVGHPEAITLPRCFPTVVSSTNLTSGPAWVFDHARRVAADYDAGRVTLAEGAGRLEDMPAPPADAPRTRDRFAQVWAMARGERDGEPLAISVEPASMPPGKMGGGTGAALAVGLELLRQGRITEPGVHAPEGVIDPHDFFSVFLGFVEPAVASVEDLLIIHEGPVG is encoded by the coding sequence ATGTCTGACACCAAGCCGCCCCTGGGCACTGTGATCATTGTCGGCGGCGCCGGCGCGATGGGGCGCTGGGCCGTCCGAGGGATCGCCGAACTCGGCACGGCCAAGAAGGTGCTGATCGGCGACATCGACGTGTCACGCGCCCAGCAGCTCGCCGACGAGGTCGGCGGTCCATGCGTCCCCGTGCGCCTCGACGCCACGGACCCGGCAGCGCTGCGGCAGGCGTTCGTCGAGTGCGAGGTCGTCCTCAACACCATGGGCCCGTTCTCGAAGTTCGCCAGGCCCATAGTGGAGGCCGCCATCGACTGCGGCTGCGACTACCTGGACATCGACGACGATTGGGAGTCCACGGTCGAGGCGTTCGAGTTCGACGCCCAGGCTCGTGACAAGGGCCTCCGCGTCGTGAAGGGCATCGGCGGCAGCCCGGGCATCTCCAACTTGGCGGCAGCACTGGTCGCCCGGCGGCTCGACAAGGTCACCGAGATCTTCACCGGATGGTCGATGCGTGGCGCGGTGCTGGAGGACGAGCCGGCGTACCCCTCGACCGGTGGTGCCGGGGCGGCCGTCGAGCACTGGCTGATCCAGATCAGCGGCTCGATCCGCGCCTACCGCGACGGCGCCGAGAAGGACATCGAACCCCTCACTCCCGTCGAGCTCCTGTACCCAGGCAAAGGGCAGGTCCGGGCCTATACCGTCGGGCACCCCGAGGCGATCACCCTGCCGCGCTGCTTCCCGACCGTCGTCAGCTCGACCAACCTCACGTCCGGTCCGGCGTGGGTCTTCGACCACGCGCGCAGGGTCGCGGCCGACTACGACGCCGGGCGGGTGACCCTTGCCGAGGGCGCCGGCCGCCTCGAGGACATGCCCGCTCCCCCGGCCGACGCGCCGCGGACTCGCGACCGGTTCGCCCAGGTCTGGGCCATGGCGCGCGGCGAGCGCGACGGGGAGCCGCTCGCGATCTCGGTCGAGCCGGCGTCGATGCCGCCGGGCAAGATGGGCGGCGGCACCGGCGCGGCGCTGGCGGTGGGACTCGAGCTGTTGCGCCAGGGCCGCATTACCGAGCCCGGCGTGCACGCCCCGGAGGGCGTAATCGACCCCCACGACTTCTTCTCGGTGTTCCTGGGGTTCGTCGAGCCGGCCGTCGCGTCGGTGGAGGATCTCCTGATCATCCACGAAGGGCCGGTCGGCTGA
- a CDS encoding cytochrome P450, translating to MSSINNPGFTVADMALWVDGPPHEVFAEMRGKCPVHHSAGIVGMPEAPGFWSITKADDIAKISRDWKTFSSHREGAVDLTWEGMPEDLKELSKMDMINLDPPRHDRLKQLFLAGFTQERIAAEEAKVREAVTNVLDRLDDQETCDLVNDVAKPIVARVIHGFMGIPAEDDARWIHNISRYIALDDPYFNPGGLEEWLTVFIPDLIEQCVALIEDRKANPGDDLISILVNAEVEGDRLTDDEIVAGMLLLFAAGNDSTMATYTSAMIALMQNPDERQKVLDDPSLVPSAVEEALRMFPAFTLMRRTATKDTEVGGQTIKEGDQVVLFYPSANRDEDKYEDPDRFDVTRNPEHQAFGAGGRHFCLGNALARLELRLMVGETLKRYPQMEIAGDAPFTASFFVNQRQTLPVRLGPRAN from the coding sequence ATGAGTTCGATCAACAACCCCGGTTTCACGGTCGCGGACATGGCGTTGTGGGTCGACGGCCCGCCGCACGAGGTCTTCGCCGAGATGCGTGGCAAGTGCCCGGTGCACCACTCGGCCGGCATCGTCGGCATGCCCGAGGCGCCCGGGTTCTGGTCGATCACGAAGGCCGACGACATCGCGAAGATCAGCCGCGACTGGAAGACGTTCTCCTCCCACCGTGAGGGGGCCGTCGACCTGACCTGGGAGGGCATGCCCGAGGACCTCAAGGAACTGTCCAAGATGGACATGATCAACCTGGACCCGCCGCGGCACGACCGGCTCAAGCAGCTCTTCCTCGCCGGCTTCACCCAGGAGCGCATCGCGGCCGAGGAGGCCAAGGTCCGTGAGGCCGTCACGAACGTGCTCGACCGCCTCGACGACCAGGAGACCTGCGACCTAGTCAATGACGTCGCCAAGCCCATCGTCGCCCGCGTCATCCACGGATTCATGGGCATCCCTGCGGAGGACGATGCCCGTTGGATCCACAACATCAGCCGCTACATCGCCCTCGACGACCCGTACTTCAACCCCGGCGGCCTCGAGGAGTGGCTCACGGTCTTCATCCCCGACCTGATCGAGCAGTGCGTGGCGCTGATCGAGGACCGCAAGGCCAATCCCGGCGACGACCTCATCAGCATCCTCGTCAACGCGGAGGTCGAGGGTGACCGGCTCACCGACGACGAGATCGTCGCGGGCATGCTGCTGCTCTTCGCCGCCGGCAACGACAGCACCATGGCGACGTACACGAGCGCCATGATCGCGCTGATGCAGAATCCCGACGAGCGTCAGAAGGTCCTCGACGACCCGTCGCTGGTGCCCAGCGCCGTCGAGGAGGCGCTCCGGATGTTCCCCGCGTTCACGTTGATGCGGCGCACGGCGACGAAGGACACCGAGGTCGGGGGGCAGACGATCAAGGAGGGCGACCAGGTCGTCCTGTTCTACCCGTCGGCGAACCGCGACGAGGACAAGTACGAGGACCCGGACCGCTTCGACGTCACCCGCAACCCCGAGCACCAGGCGTTCGGAGCCGGCGGCCGCCACTTCTGCCTCGGCAACGCGCTGGCCCGCCTCGAGCTGCGGCTGATGGTCGGGGAAACGCTCAAACGCTACCCGCAGATGGAGATCGCCGGCGACGCGCCGTTCACCGCGTCGTTCTTCGTCAACCAGCGCCAGACGCTTCCGGTCCGACTGGGCCCCCGCGCGAACTGA
- a CDS encoding NAD(P)-binding domain-containing protein — protein sequence MSDTTAGTKTYDVAVVGCGLLGSALARNFAAQGLKTAAWNRTPAKAKALAGDGVSALHDIDEVVRSSRLVVAVTSTYATTREAIAGAADWTGTALVNVGTGTPIEAEEMKAWAEERGVPYLDGAVLCYPQQIGTEGGMVLYSGSPEIWAEHERTLMAPGPYSTRVSDDVKAASVLDAAIIAGFYSAALSAYVEASTYALDQGVDPETLNAISELAFQTLAATTKEAVGAIVSDQHTTDVATLGVYAAGCRAALGTMQSAGHKARLLTAAVQNLAEAEKAGLGELGFFASTKVARADA from the coding sequence GTGTCAGACACCACCGCAGGAACCAAGACGTACGACGTGGCCGTGGTCGGCTGCGGACTGCTGGGCTCGGCCCTCGCCCGCAACTTCGCGGCCCAGGGCCTGAAGACCGCCGCCTGGAACCGCACACCGGCCAAGGCCAAGGCGCTCGCGGGAGACGGCGTGAGCGCACTCCACGACATCGACGAGGTCGTGCGCTCGTCGAGGCTCGTCGTGGCCGTCACGTCGACGTACGCGACCACCCGCGAGGCCATCGCGGGTGCCGCCGACTGGACCGGCACCGCCCTGGTCAACGTCGGCACCGGCACGCCCATCGAGGCGGAGGAGATGAAGGCGTGGGCCGAGGAACGCGGTGTTCCCTACCTCGACGGCGCGGTGCTCTGCTACCCACAGCAGATCGGCACCGAGGGGGGCATGGTCCTCTACTCGGGCTCCCCTGAGATCTGGGCGGAGCACGAGCGCACTCTGATGGCCCCGGGCCCCTACTCCACGCGCGTCTCCGACGACGTGAAGGCGGCGAGCGTCCTCGACGCCGCGATCATCGCCGGGTTCTACTCCGCCGCACTGAGCGCTTACGTCGAAGCCTCGACCTACGCGCTCGACCAGGGTGTCGACCCGGAGACCCTGAATGCCATCAGCGAGCTGGCGTTCCAGACCCTGGCCGCCACCACGAAGGAGGCCGTGGGCGCCATCGTGAGCGACCAGCACACGACCGACGTGGCCACGCTCGGTGTCTACGCCGCGGGGTGTCGCGCCGCCCTCGGCACCATGCAGTCGGCCGGTCACAAGGCCCGGCTGCTCACGGCCGCCGTGCAGAACCTCGCCGAGGCCGAGAAGGCCGGCCTCGGCGAACTCGGGTTCTTCGCCTCCACGAAGGTCGCCCGCGCCGACGCCTGA
- a CDS encoding flavin monoamine oxidase family protein, with the protein MQSNGNIREQQCEVVVVGAGAAGLMASSTLAAESTDVVVLEAATRAGGRVESVRHGDYWLNIGTQFTEGGGPLFDVMDRYRIERGSLAGRKAALYLKGRMVTTDSAPLLLLRSRMPLAAKLELARVGLRIKYACARLSGNNAEVARAVRARLDSRSGVEALMAGVRSPEMIALFHAWSGQWIGCDPAETAARQLAISIGTALEKAAKVPNFALPVGGNQAVTDALAEDLGDRLRLGTEVQRITWTDDSVTVEYVDAAGPARLTANRAVVATPADRALAIMPDLPDAQYSALTDIKYGRYILAGIFTKEQGSQRWDDYYGISTPELSFQMVFNHAAPLRAQGPRKPGGALVLLSGGSCADQLGKLSDEEIEAAFLRDLIGMFPELDGQIDRVVVKRQPRVVSYWEPGKRDASQQTLRAPLGPIWFAGDYLGDPSLAVAAASGRRAARKVLQSLA; encoded by the coding sequence ATGCAGAGCAACGGGAACATCCGCGAACAACAGTGCGAGGTCGTCGTCGTCGGTGCCGGTGCCGCCGGCCTCATGGCAAGTTCGACACTGGCAGCCGAGTCGACTGACGTCGTGGTCCTGGAAGCCGCGACGAGAGCCGGTGGCCGCGTCGAGTCGGTCCGCCACGGGGACTACTGGCTCAACATCGGCACCCAGTTCACCGAGGGTGGGGGTCCGCTCTTCGACGTCATGGACCGCTACCGGATCGAGCGCGGTTCGCTCGCCGGCCGGAAGGCGGCGCTGTACCTCAAGGGCCGGATGGTGACCACCGACAGCGCGCCCCTGCTCCTGCTGCGCTCCCGCATGCCACTCGCGGCCAAACTGGAGCTGGCGCGGGTCGGGCTGCGCATCAAGTACGCATGCGCCCGCCTCTCAGGGAACAACGCCGAGGTCGCGCGTGCGGTCCGGGCTCGCTTGGACTCCCGGTCGGGCGTCGAGGCGCTGATGGCGGGGGTCCGGTCCCCGGAGATGATCGCCCTGTTCCACGCCTGGTCCGGCCAGTGGATCGGCTGCGACCCCGCGGAGACCGCGGCGCGGCAGCTCGCCATCTCCATTGGCACTGCCCTCGAAAAGGCGGCGAAGGTGCCGAACTTCGCCCTTCCGGTCGGAGGCAACCAGGCCGTCACCGACGCGCTCGCAGAGGACCTCGGCGACCGGCTGCGGCTCGGCACCGAGGTGCAGCGGATCACCTGGACCGACGACAGCGTGACCGTCGAGTACGTCGACGCGGCCGGTCCGGCACGGCTGACGGCGAACCGCGCCGTCGTCGCCACTCCCGCGGACCGGGCCCTCGCGATCATGCCCGACCTGCCGGACGCCCAGTATTCGGCGCTGACCGACATCAAGTACGGCCGCTACATCCTGGCCGGGATTTTCACCAAGGAGCAGGGCTCGCAGCGGTGGGACGACTACTACGGCATCTCGACGCCGGAGCTGTCGTTCCAGATGGTGTTCAACCACGCGGCACCGCTGAGAGCCCAGGGCCCACGGAAGCCGGGCGGCGCCCTGGTGTTGCTGTCCGGCGGGTCCTGCGCCGACCAGCTGGGCAAACTCTCCGACGAGGAGATCGAGGCCGCGTTCCTCCGCGACCTGATCGGGATGTTCCCGGAGCTCGACGGCCAGATCGACCGCGTGGTCGTGAAGCGGCAGCCGCGCGTGGTGTCCTACTGGGAGCCGGGCAAGCGCGACGCGTCGCAGCAGACCCTGCGCGCTCCGCTCGGTCCGATCTGGTTCGCGGGCGACTACCTGGGCGATCCCTCATTGGCCGTGGCCGCGGCGTCGGGCCGACGAGCTGCCCGGAAGGTGCTGCAGAGCCTGGCGTGA
- a CDS encoding NAD(P)/FAD-dependent oxidoreductase, protein MDRIVVVGGSVAAVNAVDGLRHAGHEGNIMLVSAEDLLPYDRPPLSKEALRDGYEHHSLLIKEPGWYDDNAVEVCLGAAAVGLDAADKMLFLEGGREVPYDGLVVATGCRTRPLEMLDGVPDVHEVRSLADSLTLHEQLRPGRHLVVIGAGFIGLEVAATARQMGLDVSVVEIAPVPLTRVLGSELGHWFQDHHVGHGVNLHCGTGIDRVEVTSGGNRVHLADGTVLAADLIVAGVGVQPETDWLEGSGIELANGVVCDEALRTTAPDVVAAGDLVRWPNRLFGEMMRVEQWLNAVEQGTHAARTLLGENEPFAPVPYFWSDQFEAKVKFVGHVDGRDQVKITQADDKSLVALFGRADRLRGALCINAPRQLALSKRDILNGVSWADATAGT, encoded by the coding sequence GTGGACCGCATTGTTGTGGTCGGCGGCTCGGTGGCGGCGGTGAACGCCGTCGACGGGCTCCGGCACGCGGGTCACGAGGGCAACATCATGCTGGTCAGCGCGGAAGACTTGCTGCCGTACGACCGGCCTCCGCTGTCCAAGGAGGCACTTCGCGACGGCTACGAGCACCACAGCCTGCTGATCAAGGAGCCCGGCTGGTACGACGACAACGCCGTGGAGGTCTGCCTCGGTGCGGCAGCGGTCGGGCTCGACGCCGCCGACAAGATGCTGTTCCTCGAAGGCGGCCGGGAAGTGCCGTACGACGGCCTCGTCGTCGCCACTGGATGCCGGACCCGTCCGTTGGAGATGCTCGACGGCGTGCCGGACGTCCATGAAGTGAGGTCACTCGCCGACTCACTGACCCTCCACGAGCAGCTGCGGCCCGGCCGCCACCTGGTGGTCATCGGGGCCGGCTTCATCGGGCTGGAGGTCGCCGCGACTGCCCGGCAGATGGGCCTGGACGTCTCGGTCGTGGAGATCGCTCCCGTCCCGCTGACCCGGGTCCTCGGCTCGGAGCTCGGCCACTGGTTCCAGGACCATCACGTCGGTCACGGCGTGAACCTCCACTGCGGCACCGGCATTGACCGCGTCGAGGTCACCTCCGGTGGGAACAGGGTCCACCTGGCCGACGGCACGGTCCTGGCCGCCGATCTCATCGTCGCCGGCGTCGGGGTCCAGCCGGAGACCGACTGGCTCGAGGGCAGCGGCATCGAGCTCGCGAACGGCGTGGTGTGCGACGAGGCTCTCAGAACGACGGCCCCGGACGTGGTCGCGGCAGGCGACCTCGTGCGCTGGCCGAACCGGCTGTTCGGGGAGATGATGCGGGTCGAGCAGTGGCTCAACGCCGTTGAGCAGGGCACCCACGCGGCGCGCACGCTGCTCGGGGAGAACGAGCCGTTCGCGCCCGTCCCGTACTTCTGGTCGGACCAGTTCGAGGCCAAGGTCAAGTTCGTCGGTCACGTGGACGGCCGGGACCAGGTGAAGATCACCCAGGCGGACGACAAGTCGCTGGTCGCCCTGTTCGGCCGCGCGGACCGGCTCCGAGGCGCGCTGTGCATCAACGCGCCGCGTCAGCTGGCGTTGAGCAAGCGGGACATCCTCAACGGCGTGTCCTGGGCCGACGCCACGGCCGGCACCTGA
- a CDS encoding saccharopine dehydrogenase family protein yields the protein MTSSTSEQSAPKRVLVTGGAGEMGAYACGVLAKADEIAKVVVADRDEEKATKLAADLGPKATPLALDISDSEALARALADVDIVLNCAGPFYRFGREVLSAAIAAGTDYLDICDDWEPTLEMLELDDAARAAGVTAVIGMGASPGTSNLLAVLAMDECDAVDRVYTSWRASAAHFPRPTADQEFPEATAAIEHWVHNCTEPIKIWRDGGLVDAHALEELTLAYPGWGEDAVWVCGHPEPLTLPRIRPEVRESLNVMSARRGLMNGISGIAKRVRAGELNVRQASDELLRQPNLSGKAAGRSPSLPSNIFAIAEGTKDGTRVRVGAQALVQPEGNMGEMTGIPLAVATLMAARGQVSKPGVHGPEGAIDPKIFFNDLAQFADEPPAPGVAVYEVVTDVLDS from the coding sequence ATGACTTCCTCAACTTCTGAACAGAGCGCGCCGAAGAGGGTGCTCGTGACCGGCGGAGCCGGCGAGATGGGCGCGTATGCCTGCGGCGTGCTCGCCAAGGCCGACGAGATCGCCAAGGTGGTCGTCGCCGATCGCGATGAGGAGAAAGCGACCAAGCTCGCCGCCGACCTCGGCCCGAAGGCCACCCCGCTGGCCCTCGACATCTCGGACTCAGAGGCGCTGGCGAGAGCGCTGGCCGACGTCGACATCGTGCTCAACTGCGCGGGCCCGTTCTACCGCTTCGGTCGCGAGGTCCTCAGCGCCGCCATCGCGGCCGGCACCGACTACCTCGACATCTGCGACGACTGGGAGCCCACCCTGGAGATGCTCGAGCTGGACGACGCCGCGCGTGCGGCCGGCGTCACGGCCGTGATCGGCATGGGCGCCAGCCCGGGCACCAGCAACCTGCTCGCCGTCCTGGCGATGGACGAGTGCGACGCCGTCGACCGGGTCTACACGTCGTGGCGTGCCTCCGCGGCCCATTTCCCCCGACCCACCGCCGACCAGGAGTTCCCTGAGGCGACCGCTGCCATCGAGCACTGGGTGCACAACTGCACCGAGCCGATCAAGATCTGGCGCGACGGTGGCCTTGTCGACGCGCACGCCCTCGAGGAGCTGACGCTCGCCTACCCCGGGTGGGGCGAGGACGCGGTCTGGGTGTGCGGCCACCCCGAGCCGCTCACCCTTCCGAGGATCCGGCCCGAGGTACGGGAGTCGCTCAACGTGATGAGCGCCCGCCGCGGACTCATGAACGGCATCAGCGGCATCGCCAAGCGCGTCCGCGCCGGAGAGCTGAACGTCCGCCAGGCTTCCGACGAGCTCCTGCGTCAGCCGAACCTCAGCGGCAAGGCCGCCGGCCGGTCGCCGAGCCTGCCCAGCAACATCTTCGCCATCGCGGAGGGCACCAAGGACGGAACCCGCGTCCGCGTCGGCGCGCAGGCTCTGGTGCAGCCGGAGGGCAACATGGGCGAGATGACCGGGATCCCGCTGGCCGTGGCGACGCTGATGGCGGCCCGCGGCCAGGTGAGCAAGCCGGGCGTCCACGGACCCGAGGGCGCCATCGACCCGAAGATCTTCTTCAACGACCTGGCGCAGTTCGCCGACGAGCCGCCCGCGCCCGGCGTCGCGGTGTACGAGGTCGTCACGGACGTCCTCGACAGCTGA
- a CDS encoding ferredoxin, protein MALTLRIDLDGCTGCACCMMECPDLFDIDDESGQAILLEPHPSDDRLEEAERAVRSCPEGVITLEQG, encoded by the coding sequence ATGGCGCTGACGCTCAGGATCGACCTCGACGGATGCACGGGCTGTGCCTGCTGCATGATGGAGTGCCCGGACCTCTTCGACATCGACGACGAGTCCGGCCAGGCCATTCTCCTCGAGCCGCACCCCTCGGACGACCGTCTCGAGGAGGCGGAGCGCGCCGTACGTTCGTGCCCCGAGGGCGTCATCACGCTCGAGCAGGGCTGA
- a CDS encoding NAD(P)/FAD-dependent oxidoreductase has translation MDQAGGTSLTYLSGSGWVDRPTTLESALTGDVECDVAVIGGGLGGMAAALRLAELGRDVVLVEADLCGWGASARNAGYITPTLGNDPRILNRFYGDRVRALYKFAGHAVDFTEDLITRHGIDCGYQPTGNIAAAPTAAAFRRMVAHGRPGRRSVVGDAAQLGIPPTFPGGIHIKVGGILNPGQLALGVREVVRTSAVRVFEQSPVTGVVDTGDSVRIELPGGRIRARQAILTTNAFTNELPIAPRNLSTPVWVTAVETEPVSAEMLDAAGWTSRTPMTTNHFVMQSFRPTNRGTIVFTTRRLQTARRPRADRMPDQAVVDDLVRGFRERFPTLTDVAPARAWGGWIGLTPSNMAVVGQTTPRVYYSMACNGHGLPQAPYLGTLLADHLVEKGMHDDLAAVWRESRRFAPGIVNPVTLRLGWLADRLGDRIGRLRR, from the coding sequence GTGGACCAAGCAGGCGGAACTTCCCTCACCTACCTCTCGGGCAGTGGGTGGGTCGACAGGCCGACAACGCTCGAGTCGGCCCTGACCGGCGACGTGGAGTGCGACGTCGCTGTGATCGGCGGTGGGCTCGGTGGGATGGCGGCCGCGCTACGGCTCGCGGAGCTCGGCCGGGACGTCGTACTCGTCGAGGCCGACCTCTGTGGCTGGGGAGCCAGCGCCCGCAACGCCGGCTACATCACACCGACCCTCGGCAACGACCCCCGTATCCTCAACCGCTTCTACGGCGACCGGGTGCGCGCGCTCTACAAGTTCGCCGGTCATGCGGTGGACTTCACCGAGGACCTCATCACCAGGCATGGGATCGACTGCGGCTACCAGCCGACCGGCAACATCGCGGCCGCGCCGACCGCCGCCGCGTTCCGGCGCATGGTGGCGCACGGCAGGCCGGGCCGCCGATCGGTGGTGGGCGACGCCGCACAGCTCGGCATCCCGCCGACCTTCCCGGGCGGTATCCACATCAAGGTCGGCGGCATCCTGAACCCGGGGCAGCTGGCGCTCGGTGTCCGCGAGGTGGTTCGCACGTCGGCCGTGCGCGTGTTCGAACAGAGTCCGGTCACCGGCGTCGTCGACACCGGTGACTCCGTGCGGATCGAGCTGCCCGGAGGACGGATCAGGGCCCGCCAGGCGATCCTGACCACCAACGCCTTCACCAACGAGTTGCCGATCGCGCCGCGCAACCTCAGCACTCCCGTCTGGGTGACGGCGGTCGAGACCGAGCCGGTCTCCGCCGAGATGCTGGACGCCGCCGGTTGGACGAGTCGCACCCCCATGACGACGAACCATTTCGTGATGCAGAGCTTCCGGCCGACGAACCGCGGCACCATCGTCTTCACCACGCGCAGGCTGCAGACGGCCCGTCGGCCGCGGGCGGACCGAATGCCCGACCAGGCGGTGGTCGACGACCTGGTGCGTGGTTTCCGGGAGCGCTTCCCCACGTTGACCGACGTCGCCCCGGCTCGCGCTTGGGGCGGTTGGATCGGGCTCACACCGTCCAACATGGCGGTCGTAGGGCAGACAACACCCCGGGTTTACTACTCGATGGCCTGCAACGGGCACGGGCTGCCCCAAGCCCCGTACCTCGGCACCCTGCTCGCAGACCACCTCGTTGAGAAGGGCATGCACGACGACCTGGCCGCCGTCTGGCGAGAGTCACGACGGTTCGCTCCGGGCATCGTTAACCCGGTGACGCTGCGCCTGGGTTGGCTCGCCGACCGCCTGGGCGACCGAATCGGCCGCCTCCGCCGATGA